TCTTATCTTAGCAGCGTAGTTACCTACTAATTGCTTATCTATACCTTTAACTACTACCTCAGTTTGGTTAGGTGTCTCAGTTACTACACCTTCTGGATCTTCCATTTCTACTGGATGTGAAAATCCTAAACTCATAACTAATTTTTTGCCTTGCTTTTGAGCTCTGTATCCTACACCAACTAACTCTAATTTCTTTTCGTATCCTTTAGTTACACCTTCAACCATATTAGCTATAAGTGTTCTAGTTAATCCGTGTAAAGATCTATGTCTCTTATTGTTTGTAGGTCTTTCAACTACTATAGAGTTACCTTCTTTAGTTATTTTTAAGTCTTCTACAAACTGCTTTTTAAGTTCTCCTTTAGGGCCTTTAACTGTTATAATGTTACCTTCTCCTATTATAACGTCTACGCCTTCTGTTATCTCAATTGGCTTAATACCTATTCTTGACATATCTACACCTCCTTGCAGCGTTCTTTATATTACCAAACGTAGCAAATTACTTCTCCGCCAACGCCTTCTTTTCTTGATTGTTTATCTGTTATTATACCTTTTGAAGTAGATATTATTGAAATTCCAAGACCATTTAAAACCTTTGGTATTTCATGCTTAGCAGCATAAACTCTCATTCCTGGCTTTGAAATTCTCTTTATTCCAGTTATAACTCTCTCGTTATTCATTCCGTACTTTAATTGAACTCTGATTATTCCTTGCTTTCCATCTTCTATAACATCATAGCCTTTTATGAATCCTTCTTCTAACAGAATTCTAGCTATTTCTTTTTTAATATTTGAAGCAGGTATGTCAACAGTTTCATGTTTAACTGTGTTAGCATTTCTTATACGTGTTAGCATATCCGCTATTGGATCTGTCATTGTCATAGTTCTGACCTCCTTTCATATATTACCAGCTTGCTTTTCTAACTCCAGGTATTTCGCCTTTATAAGCTAGTTCTCTAAAGCATATACGACATATGCCGAATTTTCTTAAAACAGCATGTGGTCTACCACATATGCTACATCTAGTATATTCTCTTGTTTTATACTTTTGTTTTCTCTGTTGTTTCACAACCATAGCTTTTCTAGCCACTGGAATCCCTCCTTTGATTACTTAGAATATGGCATTCCTAATAATTTTAATAATTCACGTGCTTGCTCATCATTCTTAGCACTAGTAACAAATATTATATCCATTCCTCTTACTTTATCAACTTTATCGTACTCTATTTCTGGATAAATTAATTGCTCTTTAATTCCAAGCGCATAGTTTCCTCTTCCATCAAATGAATTAGGGTTAACTCCTCTGAAGTCTCTAACTCTTGGTAAAGAAATGTTAACTAATTTATCAACAAAGTGATACATTTTGTCTCCTCTTAATGTTACTTTAGCACCAACAGGCATTCCTTCTCTTAATTTGAAGTTTGCAACTGATTTCTTTGCTTTAGTAGT
The window above is part of the Tepidibacter aestuarii genome. Proteins encoded here:
- the rplF gene encoding 50S ribosomal protein L6; this encodes MSRIGIKPIEITEGVDVIIGEGNIITVKGPKGELKKQFVEDLKITKEGNSIVVERPTNNKRHRSLHGLTRTLIANMVEGVTKGYEKKLELVGVGYRAQKQGKKLVMSLGFSHPVEMEDPEGVVTETPNQTEVVVKGIDKQLVGNYAAKIRAWRKPEPYKGKGVKYAGEVIRRKEGKTGK
- the rpsH gene encoding 30S ribosomal protein S8; the protein is MTMTDPIADMLTRIRNANTVKHETVDIPASNIKKEIARILLEEGFIKGYDVIEDGKQGIIRVQLKYGMNNERVITGIKRISKPGMRVYAAKHEIPKVLNGLGISIISTSKGIITDKQSRKEGVGGEVICYVW
- a CDS encoding type Z 30S ribosomal protein S14 yields the protein MARKAMVVKQQRKQKYKTREYTRCSICGRPHAVLRKFGICRICFRELAYKGEIPGVRKASW
- the rplE gene encoding 50S ribosomal protein L5 codes for the protein MASRLKEKYTKEVAPALMEKFTYENVMEIPKLEKVIINMGIGNAKENPKELEAAVAELEMITGQKPVTTKAKKSVANFKLREGMPVGAKVTLRGDKMYHFVDKLVNISLPRVRDFRGVNPNSFDGRGNYALGIKEQLIYPEIEYDKVDKVRGMDIIFVTSAKNDEQARELLKLLGMPYSK